Part of the Flavobacterium sp. KS-LB2 genome is shown below.
GCAGAGGTACCAAATATAGAAACTGCAACTGAGAACTACTTTTTTACAATAAGTAGCGGAATAGAAATTTTGTGACGCAATTTGTCAACCGTAGTTCCAAAGACTAAATCCTTGAATCCCGTATGACCGTGCGTTCCCATAACTAAAATATCAAAATTCCCTGAATTGATTAGCACCGGAATCACTTTGTTTGGTTTTCCAAAGCCTAATTGTATCGCTACTTTAAATCCTTTTTCAGTCAGTATTGCTTTGTATTCTTCTAATAATTTTTCGTCTACTAACGTTTCGTGGTCGTCAATGTGTTCTCCATAAATCATAGCACCAACGGTTTCTACCACATGAATCAAAGTATATTGCGCTTCTATTCCGCCTAGTTCAAAAGCGTTATTTAAAGCCACCTCATCTGCACTCGAGAAATCTACGGAAACTGCAATATTCTTTTTTGTATAACTTCCCACTTTAGAAAATTGCAATTTTAAACTATGAGGCGAATGATTTTGGATGTCTATTTTAGATTTAGCAATAAAAGGCTTGAACACGATATAAAGCAACAAAATCAAAAAACTTATGGCCAGTGGCACAACGGTTAACCACAGTAAAAGTGGATTTTCGGAAGTTTCAAGCCAGCCAACTATTTCATCAAAAACCAATTTGGCGTTAAGTGAAACAATAATGGTTGCGATAATCCAAGAAGCGATTTGGGTAATTCTCCCAATATGAAATCCTTTCATTTTTGATTTATCACTTACAAAATGAATCAACGGAATAATGGCAAAACCCAGTTGTAAACTCAAAATAACCTGACTCAAAATCAGTAATTTTCCCGTCACACTTTCTCCATAAATTGTAATTACGATAACCGCAGGAACAATAGCAATCAATCGGGTAATAATTCTTCGAACCCATGGCTGAATACGTAAATTAAGATAGCCTTCCATCACAATTTGACCTGCCAATGTTCCTGTAATTGTGGAACTCTGCCCGGCAGCAATCAGCGCTACCGCAAACAATATAGGTGCCAATTTACTTCCTAAAAGCGGTTCCAGAAAGCGATGGGCATCTTGAATTTCTGCCACTTCAAACATTCCGTTTCTATAAAATGTGGCTGCTGCCAAGATTAAAATAGCTGCATTCACTAAAAAAGCCAAGTTTAATGCAATAGTAGAATCGATGAAATTGTATTTCAAAGCCTGCTTAATTCCGACTGTCGTTCTTTCGAATTTTCTGGTTTGCACCAATGAGGAATGCAAGTATAAATTGTGTGGCATAACTGTAGCGCCAATAATACCAATGGCGATGTATAATGCTGCTTCATTGGGCATCGACGGAATTAATCCAAACAATACTTTATCCAGTTCTGGCTGGGCAAATATCATTTCAAAAATAAAGGAAAATCCAATGATAGCAACCAATACAATGATAAACGCTTCCATCTTTCGGATGCCTTTATTGATTAGGAATAACAACAAAAAAGTATCCAAAACAGTAATCAAAACTCCTTCAATCAACGGAATATCAAACAGTAAATTAATACCGATTGCCATTCCTAAAACCTCAGCAAGATCGCAGGCTGCGATGGCAATTTCGGCAAGGAAATACAATATATAATTGATAAATGGCGAATAGGTTTCTCGGGAGGCTTGCGCCAAATCACGTTGGGTAACAATCCCCAGTCGGGCACTCAAGCTTTGCAACAACAGAGCCATAATATTACTCATCAATAAAACCCAAAGTAAGGCATACCCAAATTGACTTCCGCCTGCAATATCTGTAGCCCAGTTTCCCGGATCCATATAACCCACGCTAATTAAATAAGCTGGGCCAAAAAAAGCGAGGATTTTTCGGAATACTGATTTCTTGTTTAGCGTAGAAACGGATTGGTTTACTTCTTCTAAAGATTTACTCATGATATTAAGTTATTGATACAAATGTAATTAAAAAATTTGTTTTGCAAAATATAATTTTTAGCTTTGTCTAAATTTAATTTAAGTATAGTGAAAAATTTATGCGTGTTATTTATTATTATGCTATTTAACTTTGGCTACAGCCAAGAAAAAACGAGCCTTTCAGGATTCATTTCATCAGAAAAAAAAGGGATTTCGGATGCCCGTGTTTTTTTAATTGGAACAAAATACACAGCCCAAACGGATAGTTTAGGAAAGTACAACATCGAAAATGTTGCTGAAGGAAATTATAAAATACAAATTATCGCAACTAGTTTTCAAACTTTAAAAAAGAATATAACTGTCAAAAGTAAGGAAAACAACATTCTGGATTTTGAACTTTCAAGTACTGAAAACCAACTCAACGAAGTCGTTGTTTCGGGAACTTTAAAAGCAGTAAAAAGATTAGAAAGTGCCGTTCCAGTAGAGGTTTATTCTCCAATATTCTTCAAAAAAAACCCAACCGCCAGTATTTATGAAGCCTTACAGAATGTAAATGGTGTGCGACCGCAGCTGAATTGTGGCGTTTGCAATACCGGCGACATCCACATCAACGGGCTAGAAGGTCCTTATACTTTGGTTTTAATCGACGGAATGCCTATTGTGAGTAGTTTATCAACAGTCTACGGATTATCGGGAATTCCAAACTCATTGGTGGAACGAATTGAAATCGTAAAAGGTCCCGCTTCCTCATTATATGGTAGTGAAGCCGTGGGCGGTTTGATTAATATCATCACAAAAAATCCAACAAACGCTCCCCTTTTCTCCGCTGATGTGTTTTCTACTTCTTGGTTGGAAACCAATGTTGATTTAGGAGTAAAACTCAATGTTGGTAAGAAAGCCACAGCACTTTTAGGTTTAAATTATTTCAGATACAATCAAAAAACAGATAACGATAACGATGGTTTTACAGATGTTTCCCTTTCTAACAGAATTTCCCTTTTTCAAAAATGGACTTTCAACAGAAAAGAAAATCGATTGTTTACCATTGCGGCGCGTGGTGTCTATGAAGACCGTTTTGGAGGCGATGTGCGTTGGGAGAAAAAACACCGTGGCGGAGACGAAATCTATGGCGAAAGTATTTATACCAAACGAGCAGAATTGATTGGAAGTTACCAATTGCCTTTTCAGGAAAAACTGATGCTTTCCTTTTCAGGAAACGTACATTTTCAAGACAGCCGATACGGCACGACGAGTTATATTGCGAATCAAAAAATTGGTTTTCTACAATTGACTTGGGACAAGAAAATAGGAAAAAATGATTTGCTTACCGGAATTGCCACCCGATACAATTATTACGATGACAACACGCCGGCAACTTCTAAACTGGGAACCAACAACCCAGAGAAAACCTGGCTACCGGGAATT
Proteins encoded:
- a CDS encoding Nramp family divalent metal transporter, with product MSKSLEEVNQSVSTLNKKSVFRKILAFFGPAYLISVGYMDPGNWATDIAGGSQFGYALLWVLLMSNIMALLLQSLSARLGIVTQRDLAQASRETYSPFINYILYFLAEIAIAACDLAEVLGMAIGINLLFDIPLIEGVLITVLDTFLLLFLINKGIRKMEAFIIVLVAIIGFSFIFEMIFAQPELDKVLFGLIPSMPNEAALYIAIGIIGATVMPHNLYLHSSLVQTRKFERTTVGIKQALKYNFIDSTIALNLAFLVNAAILILAAATFYRNGMFEVAEIQDAHRFLEPLLGSKLAPILFAVALIAAGQSSTITGTLAGQIVMEGYLNLRIQPWVRRIITRLIAIVPAVIVITIYGESVTGKLLILSQVILSLQLGFAIIPLIHFVSDKSKMKGFHIGRITQIASWIIATIIVSLNAKLVFDEIVGWLETSENPLLLWLTVVPLAISFLILLLYIVFKPFIAKSKIDIQNHSPHSLKLQFSKVGSYTKKNIAVSVDFSSADEVALNNAFELGGIEAQYTLIHVVETVGAMIYGEHIDDHETLVDEKLLEEYKAILTEKGFKVAIQLGFGKPNKVIPVLINSGNFDILVMGTHGHTGFKDLVFGTTVDKLRHKISIPLLIVKK
- a CDS encoding TonB-dependent receptor, whose product is MLFNFGYSQEKTSLSGFISSEKKGISDARVFLIGTKYTAQTDSLGKYNIENVAEGNYKIQIIATSFQTLKKNITVKSKENNILDFELSSTENQLNEVVVSGTLKAVKRLESAVPVEVYSPIFFKKNPTASIYEALQNVNGVRPQLNCGVCNTGDIHINGLEGPYTLVLIDGMPIVSSLSTVYGLSGIPNSLVERIEIVKGPASSLYGSEAVGGLINIITKNPTNAPLFSADVFSTSWLETNVDLGVKLNVGKKATALLGLNYFRYNQKTDNDNDGFTDVSLSNRISLFQKWTFNRKENRLFTIAARGVYEDRFGGDVRWEKKHRGGDEIYGESIYTKRAELIGSYQLPFQEKLMLSFSGNVHFQDSRYGTTSYIANQKIGFLQLTWDKKIGKNDLLTGIATRYNYYDDNTPATSKLGTNNPEKTWLPGIFIQDEITFTEKHKLLLGMRYDYNSIHGSILTPRIAYKWKLDDNNIIRLNAGTGFRVVNLFTEDHAALTGAREIIIANNLKPEQSINANLNYIKKINFNNGTFIGIETSFFHTRFSNKIVSDYDTDPNQIIYDNINGYAISQGISTNIDFNFPNGLKIITGASLLDNKNVRNGRKETPFLTEKFTATWSISYKIQAIDLNVDYTGNVYSPMQLPLLSALDPRAPESPWYSLQNIQFTYSGLKNFEFYAGIKNLLNFLPKQNNPFLIARTNDPFDKNVIYDTNGQVLATPENPYGLTFDTTYVYGPNQGIRSFFGLRYSLK